A single genomic interval of Zunongwangia sp. HGR-M22 harbors:
- a CDS encoding SusC/RagA family TonB-linked outer membrane protein, which yields MNKKITILLAFLLALVSQVTFAYQQNQISGTVKDSDGLPLPGVNVLVKGTDTGVQTDFDGNYAIDATEGDILVFSFVGLKTAEYPVSNVSTIDVTMEEDASQLSEVVVTALGIERDKQSLGFAQQTVEGNTLVKSRQTDLNNALAGKVAGVQFNGAASSGFDNSNIRLRGNTGVLYIVDNIKVGSSSNINTDDIAEMSILKGAAATALYGPEGINGVIIITTKSAKSGESIITINHSTAVENVAELPEYQNIYGGGYKQTFNTFSYDPSVHPESWASFDGQSMVEYYADESWGPKMEGQMVRHWDSWIQGQPEFGELRPFSPNPDNVKNFFRTGITNNTNLTFSKGGEEYSIRASIARVERKSIIPGADQNRIQATMNATLDITEKLQGFANVSYQDRRTTNFVETGYGNIASNFNQWWQRQLDIDRLKDYRRGGQVVSWNINSPTNARPLYWDSPYLSVNEAKVPQTKNSLYGKIGISYDFYSDLTGSIELRKNYEAYESTFRSPWGGLNTPAYGEGESYESTDELFGILNYDHDLNDDFDITANVGFELQDYNFKNINASTTGGLQADGFYSLNTSVGRPNVSSYKEDRKRQSVFSKASIGFKGILFLDGSARLDWQSTATPSDNRVETYGGSFSFIFSKLLEQNDLINFGKLRGSFAQAPQFPDIYDIVQTYDVGTPYSGYGSLSYPGTLVNPSLIGGVREEMEFGTEFKLLNSRIGLDVTYFEKTDERLPVSVSLDGSTGYTATRSNDGKQTYNGWEISLNLVPARTDDFEWNFTTNFATLERTVDQISPGINTNVLASTWGGTSLQERTGEEWGAIYGRKYSRDEDGNILLSSSGQPRYESSQYLGNVLPDFTGGMSHYLQYKNLSLSFDIDFQKGGKIFSTTKMFNAYSGLSTETVGNNNLGNPLRDPVTDGANSGGVFIEGVDENSGEPVSYHVDAQTYYESYMFGLAEEWLYNNSYVKLRQARIDYTIPKNLLTNTPFKDINIGAYANNLWLIYSSIDGIDTSEIEDPDYAWTEGGQLPMARTIGLNVTLSF from the coding sequence ATGAATAAAAAAATTACAATTCTATTAGCGTTCCTGTTAGCGCTAGTTTCACAGGTAACATTTGCTTACCAACAAAATCAAATTTCCGGTACGGTTAAGGATTCCGACGGCCTTCCACTACCAGGAGTAAATGTGCTTGTTAAAGGCACGGATACAGGGGTTCAAACAGACTTCGATGGAAATTACGCAATTGATGCGACTGAAGGAGATATATTAGTTTTCTCCTTTGTAGGATTGAAAACAGCTGAGTATCCAGTTTCTAATGTTTCTACGATTGATGTAACCATGGAAGAGGATGCTTCGCAGCTTAGCGAGGTTGTTGTCACTGCTTTGGGTATCGAAAGAGATAAACAAAGTCTGGGATTTGCGCAGCAAACAGTAGAAGGAAATACTCTTGTAAAGTCGCGACAAACAGATCTAAATAACGCTTTAGCAGGTAAAGTTGCGGGGGTGCAATTTAACGGCGCTGCTAGTTCTGGTTTTGACAATTCTAACATTCGTTTGAGAGGTAATACTGGCGTTCTTTATATTGTTGACAATATTAAAGTCGGGTCCTCATCAAATATCAATACTGATGACATCGCTGAGATGTCTATTTTAAAGGGTGCTGCGGCAACAGCGCTATATGGACCAGAAGGTATTAACGGAGTTATAATTATTACCACGAAGTCTGCAAAATCTGGTGAGAGTATTATTACTATTAACCACAGTACAGCAGTTGAAAATGTTGCTGAACTTCCAGAATATCAAAATATATATGGAGGAGGCTACAAGCAAACATTCAATACTTTTTCTTACGATCCGTCGGTTCACCCAGAAAGCTGGGCTTCATTTGATGGACAAAGCATGGTAGAATACTATGCAGATGAAAGTTGGGGACCAAAAATGGAAGGCCAAATGGTACGTCATTGGGATAGCTGGATTCAAGGACAACCTGAATTTGGAGAATTAAGACCATTCTCCCCTAATCCAGATAATGTTAAAAACTTTTTTAGAACTGGTATAACCAATAATACGAACCTTACCTTTTCTAAAGGTGGAGAAGAATATTCCATTAGAGCATCAATAGCTCGCGTTGAACGAAAAAGTATCATTCCTGGAGCAGATCAAAACCGAATTCAAGCTACCATGAATGCAACACTTGATATCACAGAAAAATTACAAGGTTTTGCTAATGTAAGTTACCAAGATCGAAGAACTACAAATTTTGTAGAAACAGGTTATGGGAATATCGCATCTAACTTCAACCAGTGGTGGCAAAGACAATTAGATATCGATAGACTAAAAGATTATAGAAGAGGTGGACAAGTAGTTTCATGGAATATCAATAGTCCAACTAATGCGAGACCTTTATATTGGGATTCACCATATCTTAGTGTAAATGAAGCAAAAGTACCACAGACGAAGAACTCTTTATACGGAAAAATCGGTATCTCTTATGATTTCTATTCGGATCTTACTGGTAGTATAGAACTAAGAAAGAATTACGAAGCTTACGAATCTACATTTAGATCGCCTTGGGGGGGATTGAACACGCCGGCTTATGGTGAAGGTGAAAGCTATGAAAGCACAGATGAGCTTTTTGGTATATTAAATTACGACCACGATTTAAATGATGATTTTGACATTACCGCAAATGTGGGATTTGAACTGCAGGATTACAATTTTAAAAATATAAATGCTTCGACTACAGGAGGACTTCAAGCTGACGGTTTTTATAGTTTAAACACCTCGGTAGGTAGACCAAATGTATCTAGTTATAAAGAGGATCGAAAAAGACAATCTGTATTTTCAAAAGCCTCAATTGGTTTCAAAGGAATATTATTCTTAGATGGTTCTGCTCGTTTAGATTGGCAATCCACGGCAACTCCTTCAGATAATAGAGTAGAAACTTATGGAGGTTCCTTTAGTTTTATATTTAGTAAACTTCTTGAGCAAAATGATTTGATCAATTTTGGTAAATTAAGAGGTAGTTTTGCTCAGGCTCCACAATTTCCAGATATTTACGACATCGTCCAAACTTATGACGTAGGAACACCATATTCTGGCTATGGTTCTTTATCCTATCCTGGAACTTTAGTAAATCCTTCACTTATAGGAGGAGTAAGAGAAGAAATGGAGTTCGGAACAGAATTTAAGCTTCTAAATAGTAGAATTGGCTTAGACGTTACTTACTTTGAAAAAACAGATGAGAGATTACCAGTAAGCGTTTCTTTAGATGGTTCTACAGGATACACTGCTACTCGTAGCAATGATGGTAAACAAACATACAATGGCTGGGAAATTTCATTAAATCTAGTTCCTGCTAGAACAGATGATTTCGAATGGAATTTCACAACAAATTTTGCGACCTTAGAAAGAACTGTAGATCAGATATCTCCAGGAATCAACACTAATGTACTTGCTTCAACTTGGGGAGGAACATCTCTTCAGGAAAGAACAGGTGAAGAATGGGGTGCTATCTATGGGCGTAAATATTCTCGTGATGAGGATGGAAACATATTATTAAGTTCTAGTGGTCAACCTAGATACGAGTCTTCTCAATATTTAGGTAATGTACTGCCAGATTTCACAGGTGGTATGTCTCACTACTTACAGTATAAAAATCTAAGCCTGAGTTTTGATATCGATTTCCAGAAAGGTGGTAAAATATTTTCTACTACAAAAATGTTTAATGCCTATTCAGGATTATCTACAGAAACAGTTGGAAACAACAATTTAGGAAATCCTCTTAGGGATCCTGTAACAGACGGGGCTAACAGCGGTGGTGTATTTATAGAAGGAGTTGACGAAAATTCAGGCGAACCAGTTTCTTATCATGTGGATGCTCAAACATATTACGAAAGTTATATGTTTGGACTTGCTGAGGAATGGTTATATAATAACTCATACGTAAAACTTAGACAGGCTAGAATAGACTATACAATTCCAAAAAATTTACTCACAAATACGCCATTTAAAGATATAAACATAGGAGCTTATGCAAACAACTTATGGTTAATATACTCTTCAATTGATGGGATTGACACCTCTGAAATAGAAGATCCTGATTACGCATGGACTGAAGGCGGACAGCTACCTATGGCTAGAACAATTGGTCTAAACGTCACTTTATCATTTTAA
- a CDS encoding SusD/RagB family nutrient-binding outer membrane lipoprotein: MKNKFIKVSTLIFAVSLAITSCDTVDFNDTNVNNNAPSNPTTSSLLTGAERAVSDYVGATTPNLYVQYISNGQYPEESQYGDLNWSFNGWYAILADLNGIIELNTNEDTAASAISGGSNANQIATATILRAYFIESMTLRWGRIPYSEALSGTDNIYPAYDSQEDIYMGLFEEIDYALSIIDDGNGPTGDFIFEGDMSKWRTFGNTLKMVMALRLSEANPTLGSSMFNEALGGAISSNDENLFYPYLADENNDNPWEDRFYAPNFRKDFAVSDTFVESLVGSGSISDPEDPRLYAMAEPANSAGDFIGAPYGQQNSAIDDYSFITADVINNQTAPLYIFTYSEVLFARSEAAALGWTTEDASDLYKEAIKASMSQWGISDDEADDYIADNSYNGRESIGYEKWVSLYLQGYEAWAEWRRMLAAGFEKELEAAPTLLSGATGIPNRQAYSATAGDLNEESYNEAISEQGPDDLNTKIWIFE, translated from the coding sequence ATGAAAAATAAATTTATAAAAGTATCAACTCTAATTTTTGCTGTTTCCCTAGCGATCACATCTTGTGATACAGTAGATTTTAATGATACGAATGTCAACAATAATGCTCCTAGCAATCCTACCACTTCAAGCCTATTAACTGGAGCAGAGAGAGCTGTTAGTGATTATGTAGGAGCTACAACTCCTAACTTATATGTTCAATATATCTCAAACGGTCAATATCCAGAAGAATCTCAATATGGAGATTTAAACTGGAGCTTCAATGGCTGGTATGCTATTTTAGCTGACCTTAATGGAATAATCGAACTCAATACTAATGAGGATACAGCTGCCAGCGCGATATCTGGAGGATCCAACGCGAACCAGATCGCTACTGCCACCATACTTAGAGCATATTTCATTGAGTCTATGACACTTCGATGGGGAAGAATTCCTTATAGCGAAGCTCTTAGTGGCACAGACAATATCTATCCGGCTTATGATTCTCAGGAAGATATATACATGGGCCTTTTCGAAGAAATCGATTATGCGCTTTCCATTATTGACGATGGCAATGGACCTACAGGTGATTTTATATTTGAAGGAGATATGTCTAAATGGAGAACTTTTGGAAATACATTAAAAATGGTAATGGCATTAAGATTATCAGAAGCCAACCCAACACTTGGATCTTCAATGTTCAATGAAGCTTTAGGTGGTGCCATTTCTTCTAATGATGAAAACCTATTCTATCCTTATCTTGCAGACGAAAACAACGATAATCCTTGGGAAGATAGGTTTTATGCACCAAACTTTAGAAAAGATTTTGCGGTGAGTGATACTTTTGTTGAATCATTAGTAGGTTCAGGTTCAATTTCCGATCCTGAAGACCCTAGACTTTACGCAATGGCAGAGCCAGCAAATTCAGCCGGTGACTTTATCGGAGCTCCTTATGGGCAACAAAATTCTGCTATAGATGATTATTCTTTTATCACGGCTGATGTTATAAACAATCAAACTGCTCCATTATACATATTTACGTATTCTGAAGTACTTTTCGCGAGATCGGAAGCTGCAGCTTTAGGTTGGACAACTGAGGATGCGAGTGATCTTTATAAAGAAGCAATTAAAGCATCTATGTCACAGTGGGGAATATCTGATGATGAAGCTGATGACTATATCGCTGATAATTCTTATAACGGAAGAGAATCTATTGGTTACGAAAAATGGGTAAGCCTTTATTTACAGGGTTACGAAGCATGGGCAGAATGGAGAAGAATGTTAGCGGCAGGATTTGAAAAAGAACTTGAAGCTGCACCAACCCTTTTAAGTGGAGCTACAGGAATTCCTAACAGACAAGCATATTCAGCTACTGCTGGAGATCTAAACGAAGAATCGTATAATGAAGCAATTTCAGAACAAGGACCTGATGATCTGAATACTAAGATCTGGATTTTTGAATAA
- the rlmB gene encoding 23S rRNA (guanosine(2251)-2'-O)-methyltransferase RlmB, which translates to MKETTTIFGIRAVIEAIESGETIDKIFIQKGLSGDLFSELKRTLAKGQYNISYVPQEKLHNLSKGNHQGVVAKISPIDFLTLEDTVEPILAKKEAPFFLLLDQVNDVRNFGAIIRTAECCGVDAIIIPEKGAAPINADTVKTSAGAVFKIPICKVSHIKDAVFYLQSSGIQVVAATEKTEMHLYDVDFKKPSAIVMGNEAKGVTPSILKTVDHSVKLPMHGEIASLNVSVACGAFLYEVVRQRF; encoded by the coding sequence ATGAAAGAGACTACGACAATATTTGGAATTAGGGCAGTAATAGAGGCTATTGAAAGCGGAGAAACTATCGATAAAATCTTTATTCAAAAAGGTTTATCGGGAGATCTGTTTTCAGAATTAAAAAGAACCCTTGCTAAAGGACAATACAATATATCTTACGTTCCGCAGGAAAAATTACATAATTTAAGCAAAGGGAACCATCAAGGTGTTGTTGCGAAGATAAGCCCAATCGATTTTCTAACTTTAGAAGATACTGTAGAACCCATATTAGCTAAAAAAGAAGCTCCTTTTTTTCTACTTTTAGATCAGGTAAACGATGTGCGTAATTTTGGTGCGATTATAAGAACTGCAGAATGTTGCGGAGTAGATGCGATAATTATTCCTGAAAAAGGAGCTGCTCCAATTAACGCTGATACCGTGAAAACTTCAGCTGGTGCGGTATTTAAAATTCCAATTTGCAAAGTAAGCCATATTAAAGACGCTGTTTTCTATTTACAATCTAGCGGAATACAGGTTGTTGCTGCTACCGAAAAAACAGAAATGCATTTATATGATGTCGATTTCAAAAAACCTTCAGCAATAGTTATGGGTAACGAAGCAAAAGGAGTAACGCCTTCAATTTTAAAAACAGTAGATCATTCGGTTAAGTTACCAATGCACGGAGAGATTGCTTCTTTGAATGTTTCTGTGGCGTGTGGTGCTTTTCTTTATGAAGTGGTTAGACAGCGATTTTAA
- a CDS encoding replication-associated recombination protein A has translation MSEPLAERLRPKTLGQYLSQTHLIGEKGALKQQIQRGIIPSMIFWGPPGVGKTTLANIIANESDRPFFTLSAISSGVKDVREVIQKAKKSDGLFTTKSPILFIDEIHRFSKSQQDSLLGAVEKGWVTLIGATTENPSFEVISALLSRCQVYVLKPFSKEDLIALLNRAMKEDKIIASKNVKLKETEALLRLSGGDARKLLNIFELLVNSSDEGSEITNDLVFEKVQQNTVLYDKTGEQHYDIISAFIKSIRGSDPNGAVYWLARMIEGGEDVKFIARRLLILASEDIGNANPTALVIANNTFQAVTTIGYPEARIILSQCVTYLATSPKSNASYQAINQAMSLVKQTGNLSVPLNIRNAPTKLMKDLGYGENYKYAHNYEGNFVKAEFLPDEIKNTILYEPGNNPRENSQREFLRKRWSGKYNY, from the coding sequence ATGAGTGAACCACTAGCAGAAAGACTTCGACCAAAGACTTTAGGGCAATATTTGAGTCAGACGCACCTTATTGGAGAAAAAGGAGCTTTAAAACAGCAAATACAAAGAGGAATAATCCCTTCGATGATTTTTTGGGGGCCTCCTGGCGTTGGTAAGACGACATTAGCAAATATCATCGCTAATGAATCTGATCGTCCATTCTTCACCCTAAGTGCGATAAGTAGTGGTGTAAAAGATGTACGCGAAGTCATTCAGAAAGCAAAAAAAAGTGATGGTTTATTTACGACAAAAAGTCCGATTCTTTTTATAGATGAAATTCATCGCTTCAGTAAGTCTCAGCAAGATTCGCTTCTTGGTGCCGTAGAAAAAGGCTGGGTAACTTTAATCGGTGCGACTACAGAAAACCCAAGTTTTGAGGTTATTTCAGCATTACTTTCCAGATGTCAGGTTTACGTACTCAAACCTTTCTCTAAAGAAGATCTAATCGCTTTGCTTAACAGAGCGATGAAAGAGGATAAAATTATAGCTTCGAAAAACGTAAAGCTTAAAGAAACCGAAGCTTTGCTGCGATTAAGTGGCGGTGATGCACGAAAATTACTCAACATTTTCGAACTCTTAGTTAATTCAAGTGACGAAGGATCTGAAATTACTAATGATCTAGTTTTTGAAAAAGTACAACAAAACACGGTGCTCTACGACAAAACCGGCGAACAGCATTATGATATCATTTCAGCATTTATAAAATCGATTAGAGGTAGTGATCCTAACGGAGCTGTTTATTGGCTAGCCAGAATGATTGAAGGTGGAGAGGATGTGAAATTTATTGCCAGAAGATTATTAATCCTTGCCAGTGAAGATATAGGAAATGCAAATCCTACAGCGTTAGTAATTGCCAACAACACATTCCAGGCGGTAACAACTATTGGTTATCCTGAAGCCAGAATTATTTTAAGCCAATGTGTAACCTACTTGGCGACTTCACCAAAAAGTAATGCTTCCTATCAAGCCATAAATCAAGCTATGAGCTTAGTAAAGCAAACAGGAAATCTTTCTGTACCCCTTAATATTCGAAATGCACCAACTAAATTAATGAAAGATTTAGGATATGGGGAAAACTACAAATATGCCCACAATTATGAAGGTAATTTTGTAAAAGCAGAATTTTTACCAGATGAGATAAAAAATACCATCCTTTACGAGCCGGGCAATAACCCTAGAGAAAACTCTCAACGCGAATTTCTTCGGAAAAGATGGTCTGGAAAATACAATTATTAA
- a CDS encoding rhomboid family intramembrane serine protease, with protein sequence MSSKENFQFTPGVIGYPLVFVLIIWIVFWAEVRFGFSLNHLGVFPRTLAGLRGVIFSPFIHSGIKHLFNNTIPLLVLSMALFYFYRSIRWKVLGYGFFLTGIVTWLIARPAFHIGASGIIYLLASFLFFKGIFSKHYRLVALSLIVVFLYGGLFWYVTPIDPEISWEGHLSGLIVGLVFAFAFKKDIAISPKYRWEQEDYDEEEDEFMKHFDENGNFIEKLPEDETADEEDQIQVNYIFKKADKKD encoded by the coding sequence TTGAGCAGCAAGGAAAATTTTCAATTCACACCGGGAGTTATTGGTTATCCCTTAGTTTTTGTGTTAATTATATGGATTGTATTTTGGGCTGAAGTGAGATTTGGTTTCAGCCTAAATCATTTGGGAGTCTTTCCCCGAACTCTTGCTGGGTTAAGAGGTGTGATTTTTTCTCCATTTATCCATAGTGGGATAAAACATTTATTTAATAATACAATTCCGCTTTTGGTGCTTTCTATGGCCTTATTTTATTTTTACCGAAGTATACGGTGGAAGGTTTTGGGCTACGGTTTTTTCTTAACTGGTATTGTTACGTGGTTAATAGCAAGGCCGGCTTTTCATATAGGTGCTAGCGGAATTATTTATCTATTAGCAAGTTTCTTGTTTTTCAAAGGAATATTTTCAAAACACTACAGGTTGGTTGCGCTATCTTTAATCGTTGTTTTTCTGTATGGTGGATTATTTTGGTATGTAACACCAATTGATCCTGAAATTTCTTGGGAAGGTCATCTGTCCGGCTTAATAGTAGGTTTGGTCTTTGCGTTTGCATTTAAAAAAGATATCGCAATTTCTCCGAAATATAGATGGGAGCAGGAAGATTATGATGAGGAAGAAGATGAATTTATGAAGCATTTTGATGAAAATGGAAATTTCATTGAAAAATTACCTGAAGATGAAACTGCTGATGAAGAAGATCAAATTCAGGTAAATTATATTTTTAAAAAAGCGGATAAAAAAGATTGA
- a CDS encoding SusD/RagB family nutrient-binding outer membrane lipoprotein has translation MKKYILSIFSLFVLFSCSDDKYERMNENPKNPADVPASFLFSSATKDLMDQVTNLSVNNNIFRFVSQYLTATTYTQEPNFNLTDRNIPETHFAILYRDVLVDLKDAEEITAANADLLPEEEVAARLAQIKVLQVYTWHYLVDTFGNVPFTEALDTENNLPVYDDALDIYNQLITDLTEINGDFNSAGFDSQDLLFDGDMSKWQKFSNSLLLRIAMRLSESNPDIANNAVQIAISNGVMESNDDSAIFNYLDSPPNTNPLWEDLVQSGRSDYVTANTIVDYMNNLEDPRRSVYFDDNLNGEYTGGIYGASNSYSNYTHIGSEFREPTHPGILMDYAEVEFLLTEAAARNIGGATDASSHYENAISASFQYWLGSTDGVEDYLSQSDVAYSNDNWEEKVATQFWIAMYDNAFQGWYVWRKFDNPSLNLPQVSENPIPLRFTYPIREQNLNSANYQQASDAIGGDELQTPLFWDVN, from the coding sequence ATGAAAAAATATATATTATCAATATTTTCACTTTTCGTACTCTTTAGTTGTAGTGACGACAAGTATGAAAGAATGAATGAAAATCCTAAAAATCCAGCAGACGTCCCAGCCTCTTTTCTATTTTCGAGTGCTACCAAAGATTTGATGGATCAGGTAACTAATCTTAGTGTTAATAATAATATCTTCCGTTTCGTTAGCCAGTATCTAACTGCAACAACTTACACGCAAGAACCTAATTTTAACCTTACAGATCGTAATATTCCGGAAACGCATTTTGCAATATTATATCGTGATGTACTAGTAGACCTAAAAGATGCCGAAGAAATCACGGCTGCTAATGCAGATTTATTGCCTGAAGAAGAAGTAGCCGCTAGACTTGCTCAAATAAAGGTACTACAAGTTTACACGTGGCATTATCTTGTGGATACATTTGGCAATGTACCTTTTACTGAAGCTTTAGATACAGAAAACAATCTACCTGTTTACGACGATGCTTTAGACATCTACAATCAGTTAATTACCGATTTAACTGAGATTAACGGTGATTTTAATAGCGCCGGTTTTGATTCTCAAGATTTGCTATTTGATGGAGATATGAGCAAATGGCAAAAATTTTCTAATTCATTACTACTTAGAATTGCCATGCGTTTATCTGAATCAAACCCAGATATTGCTAATAATGCAGTTCAAATTGCAATTTCTAACGGAGTAATGGAATCTAATGACGACAGTGCTATTTTCAATTATCTTGATTCACCACCAAACACAAACCCATTATGGGAAGATTTGGTACAGAGCGGACGTTCAGATTATGTTACTGCCAACACAATCGTAGACTACATGAACAACCTAGAAGATCCAAGAAGATCTGTATATTTTGATGACAATTTAAATGGTGAATATACCGGTGGTATTTATGGAGCTTCAAACAGCTACTCAAATTATACTCATATAGGATCTGAATTTAGAGAACCTACACATCCGGGTATCTTAATGGACTATGCTGAAGTAGAATTTCTACTTACGGAAGCTGCCGCACGTAATATTGGCGGAGCAACCGATGCTTCTTCTCACTACGAGAACGCTATATCTGCATCTTTCCAATATTGGTTAGGGTCTACTGATGGAGTTGAAGATTATTTATCTCAGTCAGACGTTGCTTATTCTAATGATAATTGGGAAGAAAAAGTAGCAACTCAATTCTGGATAGCTATGTATGACAATGCATTCCAAGGCTGGTATGTATGGAGAAAGTTTGATAATCCAAGTTTGAATTTACCTCAGGTTTCGGAAAATCCAATTCCGTTAAGATTTACATATCCAATTAGAGAGCAAAATTTGAATTCAGCTAATTATCAGCAAGCAAGTGATGCCATTGGAGGAGATGAGCTTCAAACACCATTATTCTGGGATGTAAATTAA